From a region of the Synechococcus sp. PCC 7502 genome:
- a CDS encoding type II toxin-antitoxin system RelE/ParE family toxin, which yields MKYVFHPEALAEYSDAVQYYSQQRTEIAQRFINVIEDAIFRIKESPERYAAIDEDIRRCMAQKFPYGILYTIEQDYILILAVMHCSREVGYWKNRK from the coding sequence ATGAAGTATGTATTTCACCCTGAAGCACTAGCAGAATATTCTGATGCAGTTCAGTATTACTCCCAGCAGAGAACTGAGATCGCCCAGAGATTTATCAATGTGATCGAAGATGCAATTTTTCGGATTAAAGAATCACCTGAACGCTATGCTGCAATTGATGAAGATATTCGACGGTGCATGGCACAAAAGTTTCCCTATGGAATTCTTTACACAATTGAACAAGACTACATTCTCATCTTAGCTGTGATGCATTGTAGTAGAGAAGTTGGATATTGGAAGAATCGAAAATAA
- a CDS encoding addiction module protein, producing the protein MRSIELLTEELLSLPSISRGLIAEKLVESLEFDVDPTIQATWTTEAKKRRDQVRDGLVQAVVGEDALAQVRQLLA; encoded by the coding sequence ATGAGATCAATCGAGCTACTAACAGAAGAATTATTATCTCTTCCTAGCATTTCCAGAGGACTAATAGCAGAAAAATTAGTTGAAAGCTTAGAATTTGATGTTGATCCAACTATTCAAGCAACATGGACTACTGAAGCAAAAAAAAGACGTGATCAAGTTCGGGATGGTCTTGTTCAGGCTGTTGTGGGGGAAGATGCACTAGCTCAGGTAAGACAGTTACTTGCGTAA
- the purL gene encoding phosphoribosylformylglycinamidine synthase subunit PurL, translated as MTADSQILRFSPAQIKAEGLTLDEYQMICDRLGREPNRAELGMFGVMWSEHCCYKNSRPLLKQFPTTGERILVGPGENAGVVKISDDIAVCFKIESHNRPSAVEPYQGATTGVGGILRDIFTMGARPVAILNSLRFGELTDPWVRSRVRGIVSGIAGYGNCTGVPTIGGEVYFDSAYNRNPLVNAMAIGILETKEIVKSGAAGIGNPVLYVGSTTGRDGIKGASFASAELSDKSQSDRPAVQVGDPFLGKLLIEACLEAFKTGAVVAAQDMGAAGLTCSTSEMAAKGGVGVILDLDKVPAREQGMTAYEYLLSESQERMLFVAQTGREAELIEIFHRWGLHAVVAGEIISEPIVRILHKGEIVVDLPASALADNTPLYHRELAPTPEYAKQAWEWNENDYSRWVIATGEGLSLIDWQLKYLAKLGSDPTDLSQNEILLKLLASPAIASKAWVYKQYDHQVQNNTILLPGHGDAAVIRLRAQDFGVGEANLNPELPTIGLAATVDCNARYVYLDPYEGAKLAVAEAARNLSCVGAEPLAVTDNLNFGSPETAIGYWQLHEACRGIAEACRELSTPVTGGNVSLYNETINSEGKSQPIYPTPVIGMVGIVNDITKICGQGWQSVGDVIYLIGSDRTTLGASEYLAVIHNQVTGRPQPLDYNLERKVQQVCRYGINQGWIKSAHDCAEGGLAIAIAESSITTNLSAQVNLKNLRADGDPVTSWDNLLFGEGSSRIVVSVSESDRLAWESYLQTELFGNYWELGCVQDATQNLEIAINDQTVINLALAELADPYNNAISQWFA; from the coding sequence ATGACCGCCGATTCCCAAATACTAAGATTTTCCCCTGCTCAAATTAAAGCTGAAGGTTTAACCCTTGATGAATACCAAATGATTTGCGATCGCCTCGGTCGAGAACCCAACAGGGCAGAATTAGGAATGTTTGGGGTGATGTGGTCAGAGCATTGCTGCTATAAAAATTCCCGTCCTTTACTGAAACAATTTCCGACTACAGGTGAAAGAATTCTCGTGGGACCTGGGGAAAATGCAGGCGTAGTCAAGATTAGTGATGACATTGCCGTTTGTTTTAAGATTGAAAGCCATAATCGCCCTTCTGCCGTCGAACCCTATCAAGGTGCAACCACTGGTGTTGGTGGGATTTTGCGCGATATTTTTACGATGGGTGCCAGACCTGTTGCTATTTTAAATTCCCTCAGATTTGGGGAGCTAACCGATCCGTGGGTACGCAGCCGAGTGCGAGGCATTGTCAGTGGCATCGCTGGCTATGGTAACTGTACGGGTGTACCTACCATTGGCGGGGAAGTCTATTTTGATTCTGCCTATAACCGTAATCCTTTAGTCAATGCTATGGCGATAGGGATTCTGGAAACTAAGGAAATTGTCAAGTCTGGGGCAGCAGGAATTGGTAATCCAGTTTTATATGTTGGCTCTACAACGGGCAGAGATGGGATTAAGGGGGCAAGTTTTGCTAGTGCCGAATTATCCGATAAATCCCAAAGCGATCGCCCCGCCGTCCAAGTCGGTGATCCATTTTTAGGGAAATTACTAATTGAAGCTTGTTTAGAAGCATTTAAAACAGGGGCAGTGGTCGCAGCACAGGACATGGGCGCAGCAGGTTTAACTTGTTCTACTTCAGAAATGGCAGCCAAAGGTGGTGTGGGTGTGATTTTGGATTTAGATAAAGTGCCAGCACGGGAACAGGGGATGACTGCCTATGAGTATTTATTGTCCGAGTCCCAAGAACGGATGCTATTTGTAGCACAAACTGGTAGGGAAGCAGAATTAATCGAAATCTTTCATCGCTGGGGACTTCATGCTGTGGTGGCAGGAGAAATCATCTCGGAGCCAATTGTCAGAATTTTACACAAAGGCGAAATAGTCGTGGATTTACCCGCCTCTGCCCTTGCCGACAATACACCGCTTTATCATCGAGAATTAGCCCCAACTCCAGAATATGCAAAACAAGCTTGGGAATGGAACGAGAACGATTATAGCCGTTGGGTAATTGCTACTGGGGAAGGATTATCACTTATTGATTGGCAACTTAAGTATTTAGCTAAACTAGGCAGCGATCCTACCGATCTGAGTCAAAATGAAATTTTATTAAAGTTGTTAGCCAGTCCTGCGATCGCCTCTAAAGCATGGGTTTATAAACAATACGATCATCAAGTGCAAAATAATACCATCCTGTTACCCGGTCATGGAGATGCGGCAGTAATTCGGTTAAGAGCGCAAGATTTTGGCGTGGGTGAGGCTAATTTAAATCCAGAATTACCAACTATCGGTTTAGCTGCCACAGTGGATTGTAATGCCCGCTATGTCTATTTAGACCCCTACGAAGGGGCAAAGTTGGCAGTAGCCGAAGCTGCGAGAAATCTCTCCTGTGTGGGCGCAGAACCGTTGGCAGTCACTGATAATTTAAACTTTGGTAGTCCCGAAACAGCGATCGGTTATTGGCAATTGCATGAAGCCTGTCGGGGAATTGCTGAGGCTTGTCGAGAATTATCTACCCCTGTGACCGGGGGCAATGTTTCCCTGTATAACGAAACTATTAATTCTGAGGGTAAATCCCAACCTATTTATCCCACTCCTGTAATTGGGATGGTGGGCATTGTGAATGACATTACAAAAATCTGTGGACAGGGCTGGCAAAGTGTTGGGGATGTGATTTATCTAATTGGGAGCGATCGCACAACTTTAGGTGCATCAGAATATTTGGCTGTAATTCATAATCAAGTTACGGGCAGACCTCAACCTCTGGATTACAACTTAGAACGAAAAGTTCAGCAAGTATGTCGCTATGGTATTAATCAAGGCTGGATCAAATCTGCCCATGATTGCGCTGAGGGAGGTTTGGCAATAGCGATCGCCGAATCTTCAATTACAACAAATCTCTCGGCTCAAGTTAATTTAAAAAATCTTAGAGCAGATGGTGATCCCGTAACATCTTGGGATAATTTATTATTTGGCGAAGGATCAAGTCGGATTGTTGTATCTGTTTCTGAGAGCGATCGCCTAGCATGGGAATCATATTTACAAACAGAGCTATTTGGTAATTACTGGGAACTGGGCTGTGTGCAAGATGCAACGCAAAATCTGGAAATTGCCATTAATGATCAAACTGTGATTAACTTGGCTCTGGCAGAACTAGCTGATCCCTACAATAATGCTATTTCTCAATGGTTTGCCTAG
- a CDS encoding AAA family ATPase — MKIKVKNLGTLEQAEFILGDLTIICGCNNTGKTYATYALFGFLFTWSKLFLIKIDDKKIEELLSDGVIRLDLQEYVNQVDHIVTQGCIAYTQELPKIFAASTERFRESKFQVELDSQNIVLSKRFKSEIGSGEVSFFSITKSEESTELVVTLLVEKEKVKIPVKIIERIITDALKEIIFDPLFPRPFIASSERTGAAIFRKDLNFDRNRLIEEISQAGQNIDRIELLLKDYGDYALPIKTNVDFIRQLESIVKKSSFIADKYPDVLADFADIIGGEYAVTRNDELYYQPKGRRIKLSMDESSSAVRSLLDIGFYLRHEAQLGDLLIIDEPELNLHPENQRRVARLFARLVNLGIKVFMTTHSDYIIKELNTLIMLNHEKPHLKRIAKQEGYRQEELISTENIKVYIAEVADIKLEGKKRKTKCQTLTAADIDPEFGIEARSFDTTIETMNRIQEAIVWGQD; from the coding sequence ATGAAAATTAAAGTCAAAAATCTTGGTACTTTAGAACAAGCTGAATTTATTCTGGGTGACCTAACAATTATTTGTGGCTGTAACAATACTGGAAAAACTTACGCCACTTATGCACTTTTTGGCTTCTTATTTACTTGGAGTAAGCTGTTTTTGATAAAAATTGATGATAAAAAGATCGAAGAACTACTTAGCGATGGGGTAATTCGTCTTGATCTACAAGAATATGTTAATCAAGTGGATCATATAGTGACTCAAGGTTGTATAGCATACACCCAAGAATTACCAAAGATTTTTGCAGCATCGACTGAAAGATTTAGAGAATCAAAATTTCAAGTAGAATTAGATAGCCAAAATATAGTTTTATCTAAAAGATTTAAGTCGGAAATTGGCTCTGGTGAGGTATCCTTTTTTTCGATCACCAAAAGTGAAGAAAGTACAGAATTGGTTGTCACTTTATTGGTTGAAAAAGAGAAGGTAAAAATTCCCGTTAAAATCATTGAGCGTATTATTACTGATGCTCTTAAAGAGATCATTTTCGATCCGCTTTTCCCTCGCCCTTTCATCGCTAGTAGTGAACGTACTGGTGCAGCCATTTTTCGGAAAGACTTAAATTTTGACCGTAATCGATTGATTGAAGAAATAAGCCAAGCTGGACAAAATATTGATCGAATTGAATTACTACTTAAAGATTATGGAGATTATGCCCTGCCCATAAAAACAAATGTAGATTTTATTCGGCAACTTGAAAGCATTGTTAAAAAAAGTAGTTTTATTGCTGATAAGTATCCCGATGTACTAGCAGATTTTGCGGATATTATAGGAGGGGAGTACGCTGTAACTCGCAATGATGAGTTGTATTATCAGCCGAAAGGTAGACGAATTAAGCTTTCTATGGATGAAAGTTCTAGTGCAGTACGTTCTCTTTTAGATATCGGGTTCTACTTAAGACACGAGGCTCAACTCGGTGATTTACTAATAATAGATGAACCAGAATTGAATTTGCATCCCGAAAATCAGCGTCGTGTTGCAAGACTTTTTGCCCGATTAGTTAACCTCGGAATTAAGGTTTTTATGACAACGCACAGTGATTACATTATTAAAGAACTAAATACGCTGATTATGCTCAATCATGAAAAACCTCACCTCAAGAGAATTGCGAAACAGGAAGGTTATCGTCAAGAGGAACTGATTTCTACTGAAAATATCAAAGTTTATATTGCGGAAGTAGCAGATATAAAACTAGAAGGTAAAAAAAGAAAAACTAAATGCCAAACTTTAACTGCAGCGGATATAGATCCAGAATTTGGCATTGAAGCTCGTAGTTTTGATACCACCATTGAGACAATGAATCGCATTCAGGAAGCAATTGTTTGGGGTCAAGATTAA
- a CDS encoding transposase, whose amino-acid sequence MNSQKKSKWTTLIIIDSQAVKNTCNASIESKGFCSYKATNGIKRHLAVDTLGFPFFTYLTRANVSDDQGLIEMLTINIDYFKSKPDDITLTTILLDSGYHIEKLIQELEKIYPEIMTKIRFEISPKVSKQQKAEKGLSGFVVVPTRWVIERSNAWVERCKILVKNFERTLVNATAKLNLCFIRLMLKRIATHEI is encoded by the coding sequence GTGAACAGTCAAAAAAAATCAAAATGGACAACTTTAATCATCATTGACTCACAAGCAGTGAAAAATACTTGTAATGCAAGTATAGAATCCAAGGGCTTCTGCTCCTACAAAGCAACTAACGGGATCAAAAGACATTTAGCCGTTGACACTCTGGGATTTCCTTTCTTTACCTATTTAACAAGAGCAAATGTATCAGATGACCAAGGACTGATTGAGATGTTAACGATTAACATTGATTACTTCAAATCGAAACCAGATGACATTACGCTAACTACGATATTGCTGGATAGTGGTTATCATATCGAGAAACTGATCCAAGAACTAGAGAAGATATATCCTGAGATTATGACTAAGATTAGGTTTGAAATTTCTCCTAAGGTATCAAAGCAACAGAAGGCAGAAAAAGGTCTGTCTGGGTTTGTAGTTGTGCCGACAAGGTGGGTAATTGAAAGGTCAAATGCTTGGGTTGAAAGATGCAAAATCTTAGTTAAGAACTTTGAGAGAACTCTCGTTAATGCTACAGCTAAACTCAATCTTTGCTTTATTCGTTTGATGCTAAAAAGAATTGCTACTCATGAGATATGA
- a CDS encoding transposase yields the protein MLNPYSSSLTDKEWEIIEPLLPKKKQTRPPTWTKRQILDGILYQLKNGCNWRDMPRDLPPFSTVYRYYKEWKDTGTFTAIMETLHSTAREQSKKIKMDNFNHH from the coding sequence ATGCTAAATCCATACTCAAGTAGCCTAACAGATAAAGAATGGGAAATTATAGAACCATTGCTCCCAAAGAAAAAGCAAACTAGACCGCCAACTTGGACAAAAAGACAAATTTTAGACGGCATACTCTACCAACTCAAAAACGGTTGTAATTGGCGAGATATGCCCCGAGACTTACCACCATTCTCTACAGTCTATCGATACTACAAGGAGTGGAAAGATACAGGTACATTTACTGCGATTATGGAAACCTTGCATTCAACAGCCCGTGAACAGTCAAAAAAAATCAAAATGGACAACTTTAATCATCATTGA
- the metH gene encoding methionine synthase codes for MQSLFLERLHSSDRPVIVLDGAMGTNLQLQNLTAEDFGGAEYEGCNEYLVITKPEAVAKVHRDFLAAGADVIETDTFGGTSIVLGEYDLGDRAYELSKKAAELAKSLTQEFSTPEKPRFVAGSIGPTTKLPTLLHIDFDTMKQSFIEQVEGLIDGGVDLLLVETCQDILQIKVTLNAIEEVFQKRGIRLPLMVSVTMEVQGTMLVGTEINAVTTILEPYNIDILGLNCATGPDKMTDHIKYLSEHSKFVVSCVPNAGLPENVGGKAFYKLTPEDLKAHLSYFVQDLGVQVIGGCCGTRPEHIQALAELANELKPKVRSPQITPSAASIYSSQPYTQDNSFLIIGERLNASGSKKCRDLLNAEDWDGLVALGRSQVKEGAHILDVNVDYVGRDGVRDMHELVSRLVTNVTIPLMLDSTEWEKMEAGLKLAGGKCLLNSTNYEDGEPRFCKVLELAKTYGAGVIIGTIDEEGMARTADKKFTIAQRAYKQATKEYGLAPQEIFFDTLALPISTGIAEDRRNAAETIEANRRIKAAMPDCHIILGVSNISFGLNSASRIVLNSVFLHEAQKAGMDSAIVNASKILPLNRIDPKELEVARQLVYDERKFEGDICTYDPLGEFTKLFEGVTTKRDKSQDDNLPIEEKLKRHIIDGERLGLEQNLAIALNTYAPLDIINNLLLDGMKVVGELFGSGQMQLPFVLQSAETMKSAVAYLEQFMDKVEGSNKGVFLIATVKGDVHDIGKNLVDIILSNNGYKVVNIGIKQSVENIIQAYEEHKADCIAMSGLLVKSTAFMKENLTEFNKRGISVPVILGGAALTPKFVHEDCQNAYNGKVVYGRDAFSDLNFMDAYMPAKLAGEWDDYTGFLNGKSDINNMFKMPKKSEAKEEVEISAVDIPEGEDTTRSETISADIPRVIPPFWGTQIINNIPLEDLFAYLDLQALIAGQWQFRKPKEQSREEYDAFLAEKAYPVLNYWKKRILEENLLEPVSVYGYFPVQAVENEVIIYNPEDHTQVISSFKFPRQRSLRRLCIADFYAPKESGIMDVMPLQAVTVGQIATDFAQSLFQANQYTDYLYFNGLAVQMAEAVAEWTHARIRTELGFSAEEPNNIRDILAQRYRGSRYSFGYPACPNMQDQYKLLDLLDAKRIGLTMDESEQLHPEQSTTALVAYHPEARYFSA; via the coding sequence ATGCAAAGTCTTTTCCTAGAACGTCTTCATAGCAGCGATCGCCCTGTAATTGTGCTAGATGGAGCTATGGGAACTAATTTGCAGTTACAAAACTTGACTGCTGAGGACTTTGGTGGAGCAGAGTATGAAGGATGCAATGAATATTTGGTAATTACTAAGCCAGAGGCAGTGGCAAAGGTACATCGAGATTTTCTAGCTGCGGGTGCCGATGTAATCGAAACCGATACTTTTGGTGGTACTTCTATTGTTTTAGGGGAATATGATTTGGGCGATCGCGCCTATGAACTCAGTAAAAAAGCCGCAGAATTAGCAAAATCCCTAACTCAAGAATTTTCTACCCCTGAGAAACCTAGATTTGTGGCAGGTTCCATTGGTCCAACTACCAAACTGCCAACTCTACTGCACATAGATTTTGACACAATGAAGCAGTCTTTTATCGAGCAGGTGGAGGGCTTAATTGATGGTGGTGTGGATTTATTACTAGTGGAAACCTGTCAGGATATTCTGCAAATTAAAGTTACCCTAAATGCGATCGAGGAGGTATTCCAAAAACGGGGGATTAGACTGCCACTTATGGTATCGGTAACGATGGAAGTGCAGGGCACAATGCTGGTAGGAACTGAGATCAATGCGGTTACAACTATTTTAGAACCATACAACATTGATATTCTGGGCTTAAACTGTGCCACTGGTCCCGATAAGATGACCGATCACATTAAATATTTATCAGAGCATTCTAAATTTGTAGTGTCCTGTGTGCCTAATGCGGGCTTACCTGAAAATGTGGGGGGTAAGGCATTTTATAAACTTACGCCTGAAGACCTCAAAGCACATCTTAGCTATTTTGTTCAAGATTTAGGGGTACAGGTAATTGGTGGCTGTTGCGGTACTCGTCCTGAACATATTCAAGCCTTAGCTGAACTAGCAAATGAATTAAAGCCCAAGGTGCGATCGCCTCAAATAACTCCATCTGCTGCTTCTATTTATAGCTCTCAACCCTATACTCAGGATAATTCCTTTTTAATTATTGGGGAACGCTTGAATGCTAGTGGTTCTAAAAAATGCCGAGATTTATTAAATGCTGAAGATTGGGATGGGTTAGTGGCTTTAGGGCGATCGCAGGTTAAAGAAGGTGCCCATATTCTTGATGTCAACGTTGATTATGTGGGACGGGATGGGGTGCGGGATATGCACGAACTGGTTTCTCGCCTAGTTACCAATGTCACGATTCCCTTAATGCTGGATTCCACCGAATGGGAAAAAATGGAAGCGGGCTTAAAGTTAGCAGGGGGCAAGTGCTTACTTAATTCCACTAACTATGAAGATGGAGAACCCAGATTTTGTAAGGTTTTAGAATTAGCAAAAACATACGGGGCGGGAGTAATCATTGGTACCATTGATGAAGAGGGCATGGCACGAACGGCAGACAAGAAATTTACAATTGCCCAAAGAGCTTACAAACAAGCAACAAAAGAGTATGGACTAGCTCCACAGGAAATCTTTTTTGATACCCTGGCTCTACCTATTTCCACAGGAATCGCCGAAGATCGGAGAAATGCGGCGGAAACCATTGAAGCTAACCGTCGGATTAAAGCGGCTATGCCCGATTGCCATATTATTTTAGGAGTTTCTAATATTTCCTTTGGACTGAATTCAGCTTCTCGGATTGTTTTAAACTCGGTATTTCTCCATGAGGCGCAAAAGGCGGGAATGGACTCAGCGATCGTCAATGCCAGTAAGATTCTTCCCCTTAATCGCATCGATCCCAAGGAACTGGAAGTAGCAAGACAACTAGTTTACGATGAACGCAAGTTTGAAGGAGATATTTGCACCTACGATCCCCTAGGAGAATTTACTAAATTATTTGAAGGCGTAACCACTAAAAGGGATAAATCCCAAGACGATAATTTACCTATTGAAGAGAAGTTAAAAAGACATATTATTGATGGCGAACGACTAGGATTAGAACAGAATTTGGCTATCGCCCTAAACACCTATGCTCCGTTAGATATTATCAATAATTTACTCCTAGATGGGATGAAAGTGGTGGGAGAATTATTTGGTTCGGGACAAATGCAACTTCCCTTTGTGCTGCAATCGGCGGAAACCATGAAATCAGCAGTGGCATACCTAGAGCAGTTTATGGATAAGGTGGAAGGCTCTAATAAGGGGGTATTCCTGATTGCCACAGTTAAAGGTGATGTCCATGATATTGGTAAAAACCTAGTAGATATTATCCTTTCCAATAATGGTTATAAGGTTGTCAATATCGGCATTAAACAATCCGTTGAGAATATCATTCAGGCATACGAAGAACATAAAGCTGACTGCATCGCTATGAGTGGGCTATTAGTCAAATCTACAGCGTTCATGAAGGAGAACCTTACGGAATTTAATAAACGGGGGATTAGCGTTCCTGTAATTTTGGGTGGTGCTGCCCTCACTCCTAAATTTGTCCACGAAGACTGCCAAAATGCCTACAACGGGAAGGTGGTTTATGGTCGAGATGCTTTCTCTGATTTGAATTTTATGGATGCCTATATGCCTGCTAAATTGGCAGGAGAATGGGATGATTATACAGGATTTCTCAATGGCAAATCTGACATTAACAATATGTTCAAGATGCCAAAGAAGTCAGAAGCGAAAGAAGAAGTAGAAATCTCAGCAGTCGATATTCCTGAAGGGGAAGATACTACTCGCTCTGAAACTATCTCTGCCGATATTCCTAGGGTTATTCCGCCCTTCTGGGGAACGCAAATTATTAACAATATTCCTTTAGAAGATTTATTTGCCTATTTAGACCTCCAAGCTCTCATCGCTGGTCAATGGCAATTCCGCAAACCAAAAGAACAATCCCGTGAAGAATATGATGCCTTCCTAGCAGAAAAAGCCTATCCTGTCTTGAATTATTGGAAAAAGCGCATCCTCGAAGAGAATTTATTAGAGCCAGTTAGTGTGTATGGATATTTTCCCGTGCAGGCGGTGGAGAATGAAGTAATTATCTATAATCCCGAAGATCATACTCAAGTTATAAGTTCATTTAAGTTCCCACGCCAGCGATCGCTCCGTAGATTATGTATTGCTGATTTTTATGCTCCTAAAGAATCAGGAATTATGGATGTAATGCCCTTGCAAGCGGTGACGGTGGGACAAATTGCTACGGACTTTGCTCAATCACTATTTCAAGCAAATCAATATACTGATTATTTGTACTTTAATGGTTTAGCTGTGCAGATGGCAGAAGCAGTTGCCGAGTGGACTCATGCTCGTATAAGAACGGAATTAGGCTTTAGTGCCGAAGAACCCAATAATATTCGGGATATTTTGGCACAGAGATACCGAGGTTCTCGCTATAGTTTTGGCTATCCCGCCTGTCCAAATATGCAGGATCAGTACAAACTTCTAGACTTACTCGATGCTAAACGGATAGGTTTAACTATGGATGAAAGCGAGCAACTGCACCCTGAACAATCGACTACGGCTTTGGTTGCCTATCACCCTGAAGCCCGTTATTTCAGTGCATAG
- a CDS encoding Spy/CpxP family protein refolding chaperone, with protein sequence MKTKKSSFLSLICSGMCSGAIAIAMIPTLPANSQIADNPSPPPASVLKALNLSDSQKQQIESILQKGKESRRTAMEELREKERELRGMMDGTATREVLTQKFNQIQNLRRQNEQRRFEQMLAIREILTPQQRSQLSKAASEARGNWRERRERRFAKPDDQL encoded by the coding sequence ATGAAAACCAAGAAATCTAGTTTTTTATCTCTAATTTGTAGTGGAATGTGCAGTGGAGCGATCGCTATTGCCATGATCCCCACTTTACCCGCTAATTCCCAAATTGCCGATAATCCTTCTCCTCCTCCTGCCAGTGTTCTCAAAGCTCTTAACCTTTCTGATAGCCAAAAACAGCAAATTGAATCGATCTTACAAAAAGGAAAGGAATCTCGAAGAACTGCAATGGAAGAACTAAGAGAAAAGGAACGGGAATTAAGAGGCATGATGGATGGAACTGCTACGAGGGAAGTCCTAACCCAAAAATTTAATCAAATCCAAAACCTGCGTAGGCAAAATGAGCAAAGACGTTTTGAGCAGATGTTAGCAATACGAGAAATATTAACGCCCCAACAGCGATCGCAATTATCCAAAGCTGCCAGCGAAGCCAGAGGTAATTGGCGGGAACGCAGAGAAAGAAGATTTGCCAAACCTGATGATCAACTCTAG
- a CDS encoding sigma-70 family RNA polymerase sigma factor produces MVSVVSSKIALENQPESDNYLVRLCLQGHTHIFSQLYQRHQQKVRSTLYQLCGNDGLDDLVQEVFIRAWKGLAKFRQTAQFSTWLYRITWNVACDRRRSYAVSRSRNVEVEDLNQLADIHLSLVDKTSELSNMHYRDLVQKGLASLSLEHRTVVVMHDLEELSQKEIAEIINIPIGTVKSRLFHARGALRKFLESQGVEV; encoded by the coding sequence ATGGTTAGTGTGGTTTCATCTAAAATAGCCCTAGAAAATCAACCTGAGTCAGATAATTACCTTGTAAGACTCTGCTTACAGGGACATACCCACATCTTTAGTCAGCTATATCAAAGGCATCAACAAAAAGTTAGGTCAACCTTATATCAGTTGTGTGGCAATGATGGACTAGATGATTTGGTTCAAGAAGTCTTTATTCGAGCTTGGAAAGGGTTAGCCAAGTTTAGACAAACTGCCCAGTTTTCCACATGGTTATATCGGATTACTTGGAATGTAGCTTGCGATCGCCGCCGCAGTTATGCCGTAAGCCGCTCTCGTAATGTTGAGGTAGAAGACCTTAACCAACTGGCAGATATACATTTATCGCTTGTTGATAAAACCTCGGAACTGAGCAATATGCATTATCGAGACTTAGTCCAGAAAGGTTTAGCGAGTTTGAGCTTAGAACATCGTACCGTTGTGGTAATGCATGATTTAGAAGAGCTTTCCCAAAAGGAAATCGCCGAAATTATAAATATTCCCATAGGCACAGTAAAGTCTCGCCTGTTTCATGCCCGTGGTGCGTTACGCAAATTTTTAGAATCCCAAGGAGTTGAAGTATGA
- a CDS encoding YqiA/YcfP family alpha/beta fold hydrolase, with the protein MNYLYLHGFASSPKSGKAIFLQEKFAQIGLALNVPDLNLGNFTEATLTKQLDFLQTEYGKAPLVVIGSSLGGYLALQMAIANPKVEKLILLAPAFKFSQCLERDLGADAITQWQTIGTREIYHYGLNQPLALKYEFLTDAQTYLPKSLDRELPIYIIHGDKDTVVLPELSQEFAANHPYATLEIVESDHSLGNVVDLIWERTKAFLELA; encoded by the coding sequence ATGAATTATCTGTACTTGCATGGTTTTGCTTCTAGTCCTAAATCGGGGAAAGCAATATTTCTCCAAGAAAAATTTGCCCAAATCGGACTAGCTCTAAATGTGCCAGACTTAAATCTAGGTAATTTTACTGAGGCTACTTTAACCAAGCAATTAGACTTTTTACAAACTGAATACGGAAAAGCTCCTCTAGTAGTAATTGGTTCCAGTTTGGGTGGATATTTAGCATTACAAATGGCGATCGCTAATCCCAAAGTTGAAAAATTAATATTACTGGCACCCGCTTTTAAGTTTAGTCAGTGTTTAGAACGGGACTTAGGAGCAGATGCGATCACACAATGGCAAACCATAGGTACCAGAGAAATTTATCACTATGGCTTGAATCAACCTTTAGCCCTGAAGTACGAATTTTTAACCGATGCTCAAACCTACCTACCAAAATCCTTAGATCGAGAATTACCAATTTATATAATTCATGGCGATAAGGACACAGTTGTCTTACCAGAACTAAGCCAAGAATTTGCGGCTAATCATCCCTACGCTACCCTTGAAATTGTCGAAAGCGATCATAGCCTTGGGAATGTGGTTGATTTAATTTGGGAAAGAACAAAGGCTTTTTTAGAATTAGCTTAA